One stretch of Oncorhynchus keta strain PuntledgeMale-10-30-2019 chromosome 18, Oket_V2, whole genome shotgun sequence DNA includes these proteins:
- the LOC127908707 gene encoding uncharacterized protein LOC127908707 isoform X1, whose protein sequence is MEYSYPILISFLRNLTDEQWQVIYKGLKNPMTKEQLAKLCKTIVTFITQTTLQILLPALARVLGVKDFADDDTDSPKRGGSARSFAAFDQERLELIQEVRYLAKKMYKGGTGAQHLRSLTPSSKSSQTSVKVHLGMTEDRIIKSVQEQLSDHNILSSCPPELTVGLIKVVVEQLNSALSATISRAISGQSSPISSGNQAAEQMVNMVQKCFDDHATPEDQSSTSVLESCIPPATEEVMTVIAEMVGELEKKDPELVNVFREVAVKVKMLASGSDLVVEHLDVEDSPVPEELNIICTSCKAMMQNLGTLFSVKFKTKASKAVSEILVRRLMSDISGMVQPSHSFSTTPSLMNASSPSDRILDSAATELIQTKVEFEASKIIDNFVEDVKDIVQYAELDQPTSTQRDAQVGHCTTKQKPFHAARRLCERLQAKLETLFLRMGGAPVQGEELMEKADSSAVLLEHNDSSDLPVSILSLPSPCRSESPISERSSSSLSDGCDSTDSLGEKTPEQPETSKSEAILQVVNSTGLGSLRKCQSENSQPLLSLCDSNMVPCTKEVLSQIVTMYRSEVADLECTSSVAEGSSYNSLEVCGFLDSVMSYLEDMPVSGSSWLEGLRDTPASVIEKLSSEEFQMNATNEVRKILLKSVSSFPNKVSSSQTDSQMLPAKSTISLRHTDITAFEIVGSIRNDMKSLFPPTESSTTLWQADSMLQQSDEKTSEYTEATPKGSQSGLEVSEKKIWTTAKTIYHNVKTKMRNYFTWQNQVKATTAQAKKSLSHILVSIQKELSKSDQTVTALSQIENVVGMMLKDVERVSSECGEEQIYQAPQRSSSSLSSSSARSKKSEWEFSLPGTPISSDLPESITQPIVRCSVIDTGKSTKPKTLVCDARESMSAIVDTIIKEVHPEEEGEVAFHPDLTAVIARLEELISQGRIGALSRDLTHQVNRIISESNLTPLVLTVAAGKSASDTVLTELKRNDKTVGKPTAYKLVQLFCRGVCEAPLAS, encoded by the exons ATGGAATACTCCTACCCAATCCTCATCTCATTCCTGCGCAATCTTACTGATGA GCAGTGGCAAGTGATCTACAAAGGACTAAAAAACCCT ATGACGAAGGAACAGCTTGCCAAATTGTGCAAGACAATTGTAACCTTCATCACACAGACCACCCTGCAGATCCTGCTGCCAGCCCTGGCCCGCGTACTTGGGGTAAAGGACTTTGCTGACGacgacactgactcacccaagaGGGGTGGCAGTGCAAGATCCTTTGCTGCCTTTGATCAGGAAAGACTGGAGCTCATCCAGGAAGTTAGATATCTGGCGAAGAAAATGTATAAGGGCGGCACAGGGGCTCAACATCTTAGGTCCCTAACACCCTCTTCTAAGAG TTCCCAGACCTCAGTGAAAGTCCACCTGGGAATGACAGAGGACAGAATCATCAAAAGTGTCCAGGAGCAACTGTCTGATCATAATATCCTGTCCTCTTGCCCACCTGAGCTGACTGTTGGTCTTATCAAGGTGGTGGTCGAACAGCTTAACTCTGCCCTCTCTGCGACCATCAGCAGAGCCATTTCAGGGCAGTCCTCCCCTATTTCTTCTGGTAACCAGGCCGCTGAACAAATGGTCAACATGGTCCAGAAATGTTTTGATGATCACGCCACTCCAGAGGACCAGAGCTCCACCTCTGTATTAGAGTCATGCATTCCACCTGCAACAGAAGAGGTGATGACTGTTATTGCAGAGATGGTGGGTGAATTGGAAAAAAAAGATCCGGAATTGGTTAACGTTTTTCGAGAAGTGGCTGTGAAAGTTAAAATGTTGGCATCTGGCAGTGACCTTGTAGTGGAGCACCTGGATGTTGAAGACTCTCCTGTTCCAGAGGAGCTGAACATAATATGTACATCTTGCAAAGCAATGATGCAAAATCTTGGCACTCTGTTTAGTGTGAAGTTCAAGACCAAAGCCTCAAAGGCTGTGAGTGAAATTCTTGTGAGAAGGTTAATGAGCGATATCTCTGGTATGGTTCAACCTTCTCATTCGTTTAGTACCACTCCAAGCTTGATGAATGCATCTAGCCCATCTGACAGGATCCTTGATTCTGCGGCCACTGAGCTCATACAGACCAAAGTAGAATTTGAGGCATCAAAAATAATTGATAACTTTGTTGAAGATGTCAAGGACATTGTGCAGTATGCTGAATTAGATCAGCCAACAAGCACCCAGAGAGATGCCCAAGTGGGACACTGTACGACAAAGCAGAAACCCTTCCATGCAGCTCGTAGACTCTGCGAGAGACTTCAGGCAAAGCTGGAGACATTGTTCCTCAGAATGGGTGGAGCTCCAGTCCAAGGGGAAGAACTTATGGAAAAAGCTGACTCCAGTGCTGTGCTTCTGGAACATAATGACTCCAGTGATCTGCCTGTTTCAATCCTGAGCTTGCCTTCCCCATGTAGGAGTGAATCCCCTATATCAGAACGTAGTTCATCTTCTTTATCTGATGGATGTGATTCAACTGACTCTTTAGGAGAAAAAACACCAGAGCAACCTGAAACCAGTAAGAGTGAGGCAATACTGCAAGTGGTCAACTCAACAGGACTTGGTTCTCTCCGTAAATGCCAAAGTGAGAACTCTCAACcattactgtctctctgtgattcCAACATGGTGCCCTGCACCAAAGAGGTCTTGTCCCAGATTGTGACCATGTATAGGTCAGAGGTGGCAGATTTGGAATGCACATCATCTGTTGCAGAGGGTTCATCTTACAACTCCCTTGAAGTCTGTGGCTTTTTGGACAGTGTCATGTCTTATCTAGAAGACATGCCTGTGTCTGGTTCTTCATGGTTGGAAGGATTAAGAGATACTCCAGCCTCAGTCATTGAGAAACTCTCCAGTGAGGAGTTCCAGATGAACGCTACCAACGAAGTGCGAAAAATACTGCTCAAATCAGTCAGTAGCTTTCCCAACAAAGTCAGTTCCAGCCAGACAGATTCTCAGATGTTGCCAGCAAAATCAACAATTTCCTTAAGGCATACAGATATAACTGCTTTTGAAATCGTTGGATCAATTAGAAATGACATGAAGAGCCTTTTCCCACCCACAGAGTCTTCTACTACTCTATGGCAGGCAGACTCTATGCTTCAACAGAGTGATGAGAAAACCTCAGAGTACACTGAGGCCACACCCAAAGGCTCACAGTCTGGTTTGGAAGTATCTGAGAAGAAGATCTGGACAACTGCAAAGACTATTTACCACAATGTGAAGACAAAGATGAGGAATTATTTTACATGGCAAAATCAAGTcaaagcaacaacggctcaagcCAAAAAGAGCCTCAGCCATATTCTGGTTTCAATTCAGAAAGAGCTGTCAAAATCTGACCAAACGGTGACTGCGCTTTCACAAATAGAGAATGTGGTTGGAATGATGCTGAAGGATGTTGAAAGGGTAAGCAGTGAATGTGGTGAGGAACAGATCTATCAAGCGCCACAGCGTTCTTCCTCCTCGTTGTCATCCTCATCTGCCAGATCAAAGAAGTCAGAGTGGGAATTTTCACTCCCTGGCACTCCCATCTCTTCTGATTTACCAGAGAGTATTACTCAGCCCATTGTGAGATGCTCAGTCATCGACACGGGCAAATCTACTAAGCCAAAAACATTGGTGTGTGATGCCAGGGAAAGCATGTCTGCAATAGTGGATACCATCATAAAGGAGGTACAtccagaggaagaaggggaggttGCATTCCACCCTGATCTAACAGCTGTAATAGCAAGACTGGAGGAGCTCATATCTCAGGGTAGGATTGGTGCTCTCTCACGTGATCTTACTCACCAAGTCAACCGCATCATTTCTGAGAGCAACTTGACCCCTCTGGTTCTGACAGTGGCGGCTGGAAAGAGTGCATCCGATACAGTCCTTACTGAGCTGAAGAGGAATGACAAGACGGTGGGGAAGCCCACAGCTTACAAGCTGGTTCAGCTTTTTTGCAGAGGAGTCTGTGAAGCGCCTCTTGCTTCCTAG
- the LOC127908718 gene encoding uncharacterized protein LOC127908718 isoform X2 has translation MTTSGTSNAAANIDAEERDTISCFGVPQSIVCDQNSTSPDVASLSTPSTDNLVGDDDFTGLISMLVVRLLSKIQTQTDLYPTDVTRTSQDLIPKVIAAFCAWSGCSETQAYPKNLKSHKVYSTVYKHLLKEFGSEKILQLAVSTQDSTFNRILVKSLSKELLHSCNEASRAASRTSFEATRPEALLMAEDVKATRGKLSFLQRLARLKFDLKPFMMGNKKDSKKNSCPSVSQDQTTAEDIMLAHPATFGLPEGLPSTSQQEKPRKRPLLIRMFSTISIGLSKPFKWFSKQA, from the exons ATGACAACAAGTGGGACCTCCAATGCTGCGGCCAACATAGATGCTGAGGAAAGGGATACCATCAGTTGTTTCGGTGTACCTCAGAGCATTGTTTGTGATCAGAATTCAACCAGCCCGGATGTTGCCTCGCTTTCAACCCCATCCACTGACAACTTAGTCGGTGATGATGACTTCACCGGCCTCATCAGCATGTTAGTGGTGAGACTTCTGTCAAAAATCCAAACCCAAACGGATCTGTACCCAACTGACGTCACACGCACGTCACAAGACCTGATTCCAAAAGTTATAGCTGCCTTCTGTGCATGGTCAGGCTGCTCTGAGACCCAAGCTTATCCCAAGAACCTGAAGAGTCACAAAGTATACAGCACCGTCTACAAACATCTGTTGAAGGAGTTTGGCTCAGAGAAAATACTCCAACTGGCCGTGTCGACTCAGGACTCCACATTCAATAGGATTCTTGTGAAGTCATTGAGCAAGGAGCTTCTCCACAGTTGTAACGAGGCATCAAGAGCAGCCTCAAGAACATCTTTCGAAGCCACCAGGCCAGAAGCTCTTCTCATGGCTGAAGATGTGAAGGCTACCAGAGGGAAGCTGTCTTTCCTACAAAGGCTTGCCAGACTGAAATTCGACTTAAAG CCATTCATGATGGGAAACAAGAAGGATTCCAAGAAGAATTCCTGCCCTTCTGTATCTCAAGACCAGACTACTGCTGAAGATATCATGT TGGCACATCCTGCCACATTTGGACTCCCAGAGggtcttccctccacctctcaacAGGAGAAGCCTCGCAAACGTCCCCTTCTAATCAGGATGTTTTCCACCATCTCCATAGGCCTATCCAAGCCATTCAAATGGTTTTCAAAGCAAGCTTAA